From Chelatococcus sp. YT9, a single genomic window includes:
- the rplM gene encoding 50S ribosomal protein L13 has product MKTYSAKPADVEKKWVLIDASGLVVGRLATIVALRLRGKHKPSFTPHVDDGDNIIVINADKVVLTGRKRDQKVYYHHTGYPGGIKERTAKFILEGRFPERIVEKAVERMLPRGPLGRKQLGNLRVYKGSAHPHEAQQPVTLDVGAMNRKNVRSA; this is encoded by the coding sequence ATGAAGACTTATTCGGCCAAACCAGCCGACGTCGAGAAGAAGTGGGTGCTCATCGACGCCTCCGGGCTCGTTGTCGGCCGCCTCGCTACGATCGTCGCCCTCCGGCTGCGTGGCAAGCACAAGCCCTCCTTCACTCCGCACGTGGACGATGGTGACAACATCATTGTCATCAATGCCGACAAGGTGGTGCTGACTGGTCGCAAGCGCGACCAGAAGGTCTATTATCACCACACCGGCTATCCCGGCGGCATCAAGGAGCGGACCGCGAAGTTCATCCTTGAGGGGCGTTTCCCTGAGCGCATCGTGGAGAAGGCCGTGGAGCGCATGCTCCCGCGTGGCCCGCTCGGCCGCAAGCAGCTCGGCAATCTGCGCGTCTACAAGGGCTCTGCCCATCCCCACGAAGCCCAGCAGCCCGTCACGCTCGACGTCGGCGCTATGAACCGTAAGAATGTGAGGAGCGCCTGA
- a CDS encoding CoA-binding protein translates to MRGSRLEVELASGARLEEISMSHDDYSDDLIRRVLTDTKTIALIGASNNPARPSHGVMAYLIDAGYTLYPVNPGLAGQTLLGREVYASLGQVPVPIDMVDVFRNSDAAAAVVDEALALAPLPKVIWMQLGVRNDAAAARAEAKGVTVIMDRCPAIERPRLLGGPAH, encoded by the coding sequence ATGCGGGGAAGCCGCCTGGAGGTTGAACTCGCCTCCGGCGCGAGGCTTGAGGAAATTTCGATGTCCCACGACGACTATAGCGACGACTTGATCCGCCGTGTTCTGACAGACACCAAAACCATCGCGCTGATCGGCGCGTCGAACAATCCGGCAAGACCAAGTCACGGTGTCATGGCTTATCTCATCGATGCCGGCTACACGCTTTATCCCGTCAATCCGGGGCTTGCCGGCCAGACACTTCTGGGTCGTGAGGTCTATGCAAGCCTCGGCCAAGTGCCGGTGCCCATCGACATGGTGGACGTTTTTCGCAATTCCGACGCTGCGGCCGCCGTCGTGGATGAAGCGCTGGCCTTGGCTCCCCTGCCAAAGGTCATCTGGATGCAGCTCGGTGTTCGCAACGACGCAGCGGCAGCGCGAGCCGAGGCCAAAGGTGTAACGGTCATCATGGACCGCTGCCCTGCCATCGAGCGACCGCGCCTTCTTGGTGGACCAGCCCACTGA
- a CDS encoding O-acetylhomoserine aminocarboxypropyltransferase, translating into MADKEPGFDTLAIHAGAHPDPTTGARATPIYQTTSFVFNDVEHAASLFGLQAFGNIYTRIGNPTNAVLEERVAALEGGTAALALASGHAAQFLTFHALLQPGDEFIAGNRLYGGSINQFNNSFKSFGWNVVWADSTDPSSFERALSPKTKAIFVESIANPGGVIVDIAAISAIAKKANVPLIVDNTLATPYLWRPIEHGADIVVHSATKFLGGHGNSIGGLIVDGGSFNWIGDKRYPLLSEPRPEYNGMVLGETFGNFAFAIATRVLGLRDLGPALSPFNAFLILNGVETLSLRMQQHSDNALAIAQHLLQHPAVAWVGYAGLETSPYYELTRRYLPRGAGAVFTFGLKGGYDAGVKLVSSLKLFSHLANIGDTRSLVIHPASTTHKQLTDEQKVAAGAGPDVVRLSIGIEDKDDLIADLDQALAAASA; encoded by the coding sequence ATGGCTGATAAAGAACCCGGTTTCGACACGCTGGCCATCCATGCCGGTGCCCATCCGGACCCAACCACCGGTGCCCGTGCGACACCCATCTATCAGACGACATCCTTTGTCTTCAACGACGTCGAGCATGCGGCCTCTCTGTTCGGGCTGCAGGCGTTCGGCAATATCTACACGCGCATTGGCAATCCGACCAACGCCGTGCTCGAAGAGCGCGTCGCAGCCCTTGAGGGCGGCACCGCCGCGCTCGCCCTCGCCTCCGGCCACGCCGCGCAGTTCCTGACCTTCCATGCCCTGCTGCAACCTGGTGACGAGTTCATCGCCGGCAATCGGCTCTATGGCGGCTCCATCAATCAGTTCAACAATTCTTTCAAGAGCTTCGGCTGGAATGTCGTCTGGGCCGACAGCACGGACCCCTCAAGCTTCGAGCGGGCACTTTCGCCGAAGACCAAGGCGATCTTCGTGGAATCAATCGCCAATCCCGGCGGCGTCATCGTCGATATCGCGGCGATCTCAGCGATTGCCAAGAAGGCCAATGTGCCGCTCATCGTCGACAATACCCTGGCAACACCGTACCTCTGGCGCCCTATTGAGCACGGCGCCGACATCGTGGTGCATTCCGCGACGAAGTTCCTCGGCGGCCATGGCAACTCGATCGGCGGTCTGATCGTGGATGGCGGCAGCTTCAACTGGATCGGTGACAAGCGCTATCCGCTGCTCTCCGAACCGCGCCCAGAATACAACGGCATGGTTCTTGGCGAGACTTTCGGCAATTTTGCCTTCGCCATCGCGACGCGCGTGCTCGGCCTGCGCGATCTCGGGCCGGCGCTGTCGCCCTTCAATGCCTTCCTCATCCTCAATGGCGTCGAGACGCTTTCTCTCAGAATGCAGCAGCACTCCGACAACGCGCTCGCGATCGCCCAGCATCTCTTACAACACCCGGCCGTTGCTTGGGTCGGCTATGCCGGCCTCGAGACGAGCCCCTACTATGAGCTCACCCGGCGCTACCTGCCGCGCGGCGCCGGTGCCGTCTTCACCTTCGGTCTGAAAGGCGGCTACGACGCGGGCGTCAAGCTTGTCTCCAGCCTGAAGCTCTTCTCGCATCTCGCCAACATCGGCGACACGCGGTCGCTCGTCATCCATCCGGCCTCGACCACCCACAAGCAGCTTACCGATGAGCAAAAGGTCGCTGCCGGCGCCGGCCCTGACGTGGTGCGCCTGTCCATCGGCATCGAGGACAAGGACGACCTGATCGCCGATCTTGACCAGGCGCTTGCCGCCGCCAGCGCCTGA